The Sebaldella sp. S0638 genome includes a region encoding these proteins:
- a CDS encoding CaiB/BaiF CoA-transferase family protein has translation MKPLEGIRVLDFSQFLSGPSTSLRLADLGAEVIKVEKTGNGDICRQLYVTNLKIDGESSIFHTINRNKDGISIDLKNDDEYQKLIPLIEKSDVMIINFRPGVSQKLKLDYERIKKINPKIIYAEITGYGKEGPWKDLAGQDLLVQAVSGLSYLNGNSNQPPTPFGLSVADMFAGQHLVQGILGSLIRREIKGEGSLIEVSLLESILDIQFELFTTFLNDGNELPERSSINNANAYIGAPYGIYETSDGYIALAMVPVTYLGELISCKELEGYTDSKTWSTKRDEIKSILAHHLKTETTSYWLEILEKADIWCSDVYSWDKLFETEGFKQLSMIQKIKVNSETEIETTRCPIKIDRELYINQKGSPKIGEHNIKYLCKEKR, from the coding sequence ATGAAACCACTTGAAGGAATAAGAGTTTTGGACTTTAGCCAGTTTCTTTCAGGGCCTTCTACATCTTTAAGACTGGCTGATTTAGGAGCTGAGGTTATTAAAGTCGAAAAAACTGGTAACGGTGATATTTGCAGGCAGTTATATGTAACAAATTTGAAAATTGACGGGGAAAGTTCTATTTTTCATACAATTAATAGGAATAAAGATGGTATATCTATTGACTTGAAAAATGATGACGAATACCAAAAACTCATCCCGTTAATTGAAAAGTCTGATGTAATGATTATTAATTTCAGACCCGGTGTTTCCCAAAAACTAAAGCTGGACTATGAAAGAATCAAAAAAATAAATCCAAAAATCATCTATGCTGAAATTACCGGATATGGAAAAGAAGGCCCGTGGAAAGATCTAGCCGGTCAGGATTTATTGGTACAGGCTGTGTCTGGTTTGAGCTATCTAAACGGCAACAGTAACCAGCCTCCTACGCCTTTCGGATTATCAGTGGCTGATATGTTTGCCGGACAGCATTTAGTTCAGGGAATTCTTGGAAGTTTGATAAGAAGGGAAATAAAAGGCGAGGGTTCGTTGATAGAAGTTAGTTTATTGGAATCTATTCTGGATATTCAATTTGAATTATTTACTACATTTCTTAATGACGGGAATGAACTTCCTGAAAGAAGCAGTATAAATAATGCAAATGCTTATATAGGGGCACCTTACGGGATATATGAGACATCAGACGGTTATATTGCTTTAGCAATGGTTCCTGTTACATATTTGGGAGAGTTAATTTCCTGCAAAGAATTGGAAGGGTATACAGATTCAAAAACATGGTCTACCAAAAGGGATGAAATAAAGTCCATTCTTGCGCATCATTTGAAAACTGAAACTACTTCCTACTGGCTGGAAATTTTAGAAAAAGCAGATATTTGGTGCTCAGATGTATATAGCTGGGATAAACTGTTTGAAACTGAAGGATTTAAACAGTTAAGCATGATTCAAAAAATTAAAGTTAACAGTGAAACTGAAATAGAAACTACAAGATGTCCAATAAAAATAGACAGGGAACTATATATAAACCAAAAGGGTTCACCAAAAATCGGAGAACATAACATAAAATATCTTTGTAAGGAAAAGAGGTAA